AGTTTTCATCTTGTTTGAGCATCAGTTTAACAGATATTGCTATTATCAATATAAACATTTCACCTACACTAATACTCCTTTACATTATGTGTCATGCACACTGCATAGTCACGTGTAAATATTTGATTATCTCACTTACAATGACAAATGATCCATCTTTTTTAACCTCAGACACAAAGCCAATCTGATTACAATTCATGTTGTCTACAAAGTAAATATATGAACGAAGAACCGAATGAATTATGAACTGACCTGCCCTGTGAGGAACACCAACACATCTCCAGGCGGTTGGGTGACATGGATCTGCAGTACAGACACGACACACGCTTCCAGGTAATCCGCTTCTGGAGCCTGAAGACAAAATTTGAATATATGTGTTTCATATTAAGGCTCAGAATTGGTTTAAATACAACAGCAAATACAACAATAAAACTACTACTTCACACCgacataacaaaataaaacgACATCAAATCCTTCTAATCAGCTGCGACTGAGATAACTATACTGTGAGAGTATTGGtgctttttcattgcatagtaccccacggtttggttttgGTCGGGTCAGCTTAATTGTCTgggcttttccattgggtgcagtacgtagtacccgataaaattttaaggcagcaaagtattttttacagtgtataatgttaaagattaacattaccttcgtgctagcttgcgctgtctcgaataaacctgttgtcatctgtgctatGCTGTAAGTTCCCCTAAAACTGCCTTTTAgcgaaaaacatccacaggttgagaatcaggaacatcataccagtttttttcaagacttgcagtttgtggcggcacattcgcgacacGCACGTccacatatatgcttaaattaaacttaaatgagcgcgtcgactgacgccacatgtgtttgtacagaaactgtcattggagacagaggtagtgataaacgcgatttgcaaacatctatttttgtagtggtcaattttaattttgtggcggactgagaaataaataaatgtattggaATATACATCAACGCTCTCACTtctatgatgtcacagcagtaagCAGCACAAATATAACGACGCGCAtttaatccctcccactccgaagtgttactaaactcaatggaaaagctaaccaagccaaagcaaggtgacccgacctgacccaaaccaaaccgtggggtactatgcaatggaaaagcaccataagaTACAGCAAATGTCTTGACCTTTGTGTAGAAGATGTCCACGGGAAATCTACGTCCTGGAATCCTGAATACAGGTGCGTCATCAAAAAAGCAGGAAAAACGTTCGGTGTCCAGGGTTGCGCTGGCTACCAGGACTTTCAGGTTGGGACGGAAGCGGGCAATATCTTTGATCAGACCGAAGAGGATGTCTGTGTGCAACGTTCGCTCGTGAGCTTCATCGATGATGACCACACTGAAAGAAAGAAGGATAGAGAGGCAGCCAATCAGAGGAGAGAAGCAGACAATGATGGAAAACATGCAGCTCGGGAAGGTTTTTTGCAATACCTGTAACTGGCAAGATCAGGCTCAGTAAGAAACTCTCTGAGCAACATGCCATCTGTCATGTATTTTAGGATTGTGCGTTCTGACGTACAGTCCTCAAAACGGATGCTGTAGCCCACCTAGACACAGAAGATATAAAAACAGCTGATTATGATCAACAACATACGTGCAACAGGCCGCAGGTCTGGATCTGGATCACACGCAACAGACCGTGGATGTTGATCACACATTCACAGACCTGAATtacacatttaaagaaaaacatcactgtttttcaatattttactatgttcttacctcaacttagatgaattaatacatacccatcttttttcaatgcgtgcacttaatctttgtacagcgcattgtgaatgtgttagcatttagcgtagccccattcattccttaggatccaaacagagatgaatttagaagccaccaaacacttccatgtttccctatttaaagactgttacatgagtagttacacgagtaagtatgatggcacaaaataaaacttttgtttggagccataggaatgaatggggctaggctaaatgctaacacattcacgaagcactgtacaaagattaaaagtgcacgcattaaaaaggtaggtatgtattaattcatctaagttgaggtaagaacatagtaaaatattgaaaaacggtggtgttttcctttaactgcAGATTAATTCTGACCTCATTTCCCAGTTTGACAGCCATTTCCTGTGCAACTCTGGCTGCTACGGACATGGCCGCCACTCGTCGAGGCTGAGTGCAACCGATCTTCATTCCTCCTTCAGAGTAACCCTGATAAAGACACAACATGTAACTTTTTCAGGCCTCATTATGCACCTCTTTTACGTTATTGATGCTTACATATAAAGTATGTCACAACTAGGCTAAAACTGACTTCTCTTGGATCTCAGTAAAgctaattaattaaataaagctaATCTAatctactttttttttaatggggcaCATACGTCTTCCAAAAGATACTGAGGTATCTGGGTGGTCTTGCCGGATCCGGTCTCGCCCTCTATCACCAAGATCTGGTGGTCCCTGATGGCAGCGAGAAGATCTTCTCTGTAAGGAAAGATGGGCAGACTGCGCCTGACCTCCTGGATGGATAGCTGCTGTTTTTCAGCTTGTGATAACTCAGGTTCACTTTCCTACAGTTCAGGAACACAAATATCAAGTTTGTATTAATGAGATATGAAAACATTGCCAACATATACTGTATTTGATTTTACAGTGATGCCAACCTTCTCTGATAACGTTCCCTTCATGGTAATAGCAGCGCTGACAAAGTTGATCATCTCCTCCTCCTCTAGAATGAGCTGGTACTTTTCTTTTTCCTCCTTTATCCGGCGTTCCCTCTCTTCTCTGGCCCCGAACTGCAGGGTGGCAGTGGCCACTCTCGCCTCCTCCCACCGGCCTTGTTCCCCGCCTCCCTCTCTGGGTGTCTCCTCAAACTCCAGGTCCATGTCTTTTTGTGGAATAGTCTGAAAGGAACAGAGTTGACATAAGATGGGAAAGCAAAAGAACAGAAATAGAAGAAGTTGTTTTGGTTCCAAGTTTTAGGTCATGCCACCCATAATCACTGATTTTTATATTCCAAAActaaatgtaaaagtaaatgTATCGCATAACCAGGAACATATCTTTAAGACCCACCTTGCTTCGTTTTTCTTCAGGCATGTAGTATCGATTTTTTCTTTCCTCTTTCTCTTTCACTCCCGCTTTCTTATAATCTCGGGCCAGGTCCCGGATCTTCCTTTTATAATCCAGATCTTTCTTCTCAGCTTCGGTGAGGTTCTCAGTGGAAAAGAGATATTCCTCATCCTTAATCTCTTCTTCCAGGTCTTCAAGCTTCTCCTGTTCTCTTTTGGTCAGGTACTGCCGACGTGACTGTTTCCTTAATTCTGGAAGCTGAAACCACAGAGTTTTATGGACATTAGAGGATACGCAGTGTCTTCAGTAACCCAAATTCACATAACTGTCCGTACCTAAATTATCCAGAATGACTTGTGTTTAATCATACTCAAATGCTTTCTCACCATCTTTCTTCGATCTTCTTCATCCAACTTTAGTCTTTTCTGAGCTTCCTCATACGCCTGATGTAGAGATAAAAGCAACACAGAATGtcataaattacattttctaTGAGAAAATACTGAGGAAGGTCATAATAAAGAATTGGAAATAGGAAGCAACAAATATTTTGGTATCAGAAGCTTTGACATTTTACCTTTTTGTCATTTCTTTCAAGTATGTGTCTGGTCTTGTCTTTGTCTTTCAGTTTGACTCGCTCAGCAAAGGCGTCCCTCTCCTCCAGGTCCTGGATTCTCTCTCTTTCCTCTCGTTCCCATTCTTCCTCCTCTTCTTTAGCAACTTTTTTCGGCTCATCAACATCCTTAGAACTGAAACAGATCAAGCAAAAACACAAGCTTCTATTGAGAACTACAGCAAAATGATAAAACCTTATTTGAAGATTAGTGAACACACATCTGTTCTCATGCACCAACCTgtgcattttatgcatttggcagcatttttatccaattacaagctatacattttatcagtatgtgtgtttcctgggatcaaacccacagccttttgcactgctaatgcaatgctctaccattaAGCTACAGGAACCGAATGTTACTTGATAAATGCATAATTCATTCAGATTTTATGACTCCTAAATTATAGCgcataaacaaaataaatattagtttattaaggagaaatttttactttttcaaTTTTCAACAACTCACCTCTTCTTTGTGTCCTCCTCGTCGGACGATGGACTTTCCTCTTGTTTCTGTCTGatatttttcctcttttttcCTTTGTCTCGGTCTTTGCTTTTCTTCTCTTTTCCTTGTTCTCTGAGAGTGGTCTCTCCATCACTATCACTGTCATCCAGAAGCGTGTAGGTTTTGTTCTTTCTCTCCATTTCCATGACATGTCGTTCTATGGCTCGGGACGGGTTCTCCACCACATGTTTTTTGGGAGCCTGAAATAGAGATCACGTTTTACCATCTACATACATCATCAGCAGTCAAAGCAGGACAAACTGCTTTTGtagtttgttaaaattaaagtaCTGTCTTGAGATCACAAAAACATACCTTGTTGTACAACTCATGTGCAAACGCTGTGATTCTTTGATCAATGTCAATGGTTCCAGTTTGCTGAAGCCGAGTCACGAAGTCCTGAGGTCCAGAGGACTTCTTCACCAGACCGATCATGAACTGGGCGACATACCGGTCACTCAAACCAAGGATGTCATGAAGCTGGTCACTAACCCACTGTTCAAGATTGGCCATCGTGACTGTatagaaacacacaaaaacacaacaatctAGTGCTATCCAAGACAACATCAACAGACTCTTTATCATAATAAAAGGCATATATAaatcatcatttattaaaacatttacaaacgACTCGCTAGAGACGAGTGTTTAGTAGGTAAGTTAACAGTAACACAAACATATGTACACAAATCTCTGAGAAAATTAAAACAACTGTAACGTTAGGTGAGAAAACTAACCAGCGAAtcttcttttaaataaaaatgtatagcttaaaaAACGAGTAAAATTTAAGATTACAAAACATCTTGAATATAACTACACGAGTGCACAAGCAGAACTGTGCtaacatataatataaaataataataatacaatagtTTACTTACGTTAGTAGTTCGTCCACAAACCCCACGGTCCACGCGCTTGAACctacaaaaacattactttacATCCGGGGTCAAGTCGTTCTCAAAGCGCtctgtcaaaataaaagcccCTAAACTTATAATAAAGAAAATCCGCTGATTCCGCTTTTGAAGAATTTTTGTTCAGGTAGAAATTtagaaatgaataaaatattacaaacaATGTGGAATATTCATAAACTATAAAATAAGAATTAACCAAAAAgagttttattgtatttatgtaCACACTTAACTTTATATACACATCTATATCGCATGCACTTGATATTATAGTTAGTTTAGAATAATGCTTACATGCCTATACTTGGtaatatttgtctaaaatagAGGCGAGTGTCGTTTAATGTATATGATGCAATAAAAATGTTGACTATATTTGTAATAGACACGCTAATAAATAAATCGATATTTACTATTGTTCGATATAGTTATTACTGGAACAAAAGTAACGTTTTGTAATTATTGCAAATAAACGACATTGTTCTGgttttcttgttttttcttCCGATAAAGCCACATCAGGTGGTGTTTTCTCTGATAGAGGAAGCGGTCTATATAAATAAGCATCACCACAGCCATGACAGATGCGGAGCAACTACAGATGCGGAACAAGCACATCTATAAAACCCAATTTCACATAGTCGCATTTTTAATAGCTGTTTGTTGCGCCATTagactaaatatatttaaataaaaaacttttttgaattAAACTTcttttttaaaagttgtaaCAGTTGATGTGACTCTATGGGGTTTTCTATGAGTGGTTGCCCATGTGTTTTAATATGGACCGCATTATTTCTGTCCTCGGTTGTGGGATACAGACCGGTCGTTATTGTTCACGGGATTTTAGATGGACCGAAACAGTTCGAGGTTTTGGAGAACTTTATCAATCAGGTACTTTCTTATAACAGTTGAATAGTTTGTAGTGCcaaaactgtttttttatattttacatataatataggcatatgtaaatgtaatgtgtgCACATGCATaggtaaataaaaacaaaatatttaactaatatatatttttattgttttaacccaacagaATTTAGGGTTTTGAACAACCAAATAATACTGGCACAGTTTCAATTTATAATTTGATACCTTGACAATTAGGCTACTTCTCTTTTCTATCTTGAATGAAACTCACAAAACTGAAATGAAACTCGCTTTTTATGTCTTAGTCTCATCCAGGTACCAACGTGACCACATTTGCCCTATATGACTACGTTGCCAGTTTTAAACCACTTTGGCAGCAGGTGGAAGACTTCAGAGATGCCATCACATCCGTCATGCAAAACGCTGAGGATGGTGTCCACCTCATCTGCTTCTCGCAAGGTCATTCAAGTTTACCAATCCCTGTACTTTACACTTTGTTTTCCCATCCTACAGCTgcaaaataacttaaatatttagttatacacCAATTAGGTACATACTCTGAATGTTTAGAAAATCAAAGAGATGTCTAATGTAAAGATTGGACTGTGCATATCTAAAACTGGACTAGGGGGGAAATTTGTTATtgtattttcttttattataatttttttttaacataatttaCATTCTTTACTACATGCACAGGTGGTTTGATATGTCGTGGAGTTCTTGCAACTCTTCCAATGCACAATGTTCACTCTCTGATATTCCTGTCTTCACCACTAGCTGGCCAGTATGGAGGTTTGTAATATGCTTCCCACAATACAAACCATAATATCTCTTTTCTCTAAATAAAACGGACGTGGCACAGATATTTTccatgtttttacagattcGTCTTATCTGAGGTATTTTTTCCCTAACTATATTAAGTCAAAGCTGTACCTTTTTTGTTATACTACATTGGGGCAAAAAATATCTGTCTGCAACTACTGGAATGGTAAGGAGATCTGTCACTTCTTATTAGAATTATTGTATtgatttgcatttattttattttcaacactACCGTTTGTTTCTCTCTATGTAGACCCACACCAAAGAGAGAGATATCTACAGAGGAGCAACTATCTTGCCCCACTGAATGGTGAAATAGAGCATGCCAACCTATCATGTAATTTAGGAttaattttgtattttggaaaaaatgttcaataaaatGGAATTGGATTTACCTaaaactcgtgacgtaagcaggttcaagctcaccacgtccttgttacgatctcaccacatgcttggtacgagcttagttcgtcccctctatctccgttgggatctgcccacttttcttgcatttttcaaatattgccagtgggtggagtcaggctctgaccaggggtttagttacgctttaaagatggtgtgtacattttacatactagtggtgagattgcgaaatGCAACCAACAGCCCACCCCTCAATTTTAAAACGCATACGGTAGCACCACAGGACAAATGtgtcattgtctgagacaaccTAGAGACTTAAAAACAATATGGACGTAGGgtccatgacgtcacccataggtttgtgaagagcttttctAAAGCCAACAGTTGCACCtgtaaaatacatacagtacatacaaaaaatttaaaatatctgtATTCTTGTCTTTTTTCTAGTCCTATTATTTACATATAGAAGCTCTTATCATTTACTATGTTGTCATTATAACAATCATAGTTATTCACAAGTTAATCTAAATAATACAATATGTACTTGTTTATATAGTACTCAGATTACAGTATCTGTTTGTCCATGTACTTTCGATTCTGTGGCCTCGAGTCTTGTTGTTTCTCTTCTGCAGCGTGGCGAGACAGCTTCCTGCGCATACGTACTCTGGTCCTGATTGGTGGACAAGATGATGGTGTTATTACACCATGGCAATCAAGGTTACTGCTAATGTTTTATCACATATTTCGATGGACAATGAGTAATCCAACTAAATAAAGCATGCATATGCTGGCCTAAAAGTAGGCCAGGCATactaaaaaaatatcaaatttattaGAGTTGCATTTATGAGCCTGTACTGCAGATGAGGGTTGTGTGAAGGGTTAATCTATGTGGAAAGCACCAGACTAGAATTAATGTGAGAAATATTTAGTGTGACATTTGAACTTCACTACAAAGGCCGTCTTAGAGGATTATATGGTGCTATGTTAGGGTAtgtttgtcattttttaaattcctgaataaaactgtttatatttttatttcaccACAGTATTTTTGGATTCTATGACAGTAATGAAACTGTAGTTGAGATGGAAAAGCAGGAGGTGAGTGgatgcattacatttacattttaaagagttaAGACACATTTTAGGCACTTTATACTTAGTTTGATAGTTGTCTGGCATAGTGTTCTTTTAATCATTTGTCCTTTCTCTCTTTAGTATTATCTAAGAGATACTTTTGGTCTGAAAACACTGGACACAAAAGGAGCCGTGGTCAAGTGTGTCGTCCCTAATGTGCGGCATACATCCTGGCATTCAAACCTCACAGTCTACCAGTCCTGCATAGACAAGTGGCTCACCTAATCCAAAGACAGAACAAGAAACTAAAGACAAAGATACAAACTATGCATTATTTTCAGTCTGCCCAAATCAGTTTTGCTTGTGTGGAATATGTTTACTGTTATTAATCAATGTGTGTTATGACGACGTTACTTTTGCAAAGATaatgtaataatttattaaCTACATATGCTATGAATGATTTGAGATATTGTTGTGTAAGAGCTTGtgctattttaatattatatacaaGCAGATTATTTTGTCCTGCCAGGCTGCCACTATCCAGTCCAACGTTATACTATAATTAAAGCAGCATACTAATTATAGATCATACCAGCCTGGATATTTAATAATCtattaataaaacatacatttggAAATGCTCAATAgcgtgttttttgtttttgactatttaaaaaaatatataataaaaaacctGAAAAGCTCCTTTTGACAAGACAACTATCCCCGGTCTTTTATATAATGTACATACTTGTGTGCAGTGAACGCCTACTGTGCATGCGCACGGCAAACAGCTGGACGCGCCACGCAGCTGCGTGCTAAACAGGTACTTATTATGACGTCAGCAAGGTAGACCGGCGCGAGGTGGCTTCTTCTCAGGCACGGACGGGAGAGACGTGCTCGAGAGTTTCTAATACTCTTCCGGAGGCTCGGTAAGCGCGTTTATCTGTATGTTTGTGGTTATAATAGCGTTTTATCGCTTTTAAAAGTTTGTCAGGTCGATCGTCGCCTGTGTTCGGCATTTGTTTGGTCTGTCATGTCATGTTTATGTCCTCTGCAGGGTCATTCTGACACTACGATAATCAAAAGTCAGATTCGTTGATTTATATCAGCGTGTTTTCATATCAAAGTTTAAGTAGTTTGAGGACAAGAAGAGCCTAACCGAGAGTTGTCGAGAGATTACTCACCGCGTGCGGATCCCTGCCAGCGCGTCGCGAAGcttctttaatttattttttgttacacGTCTCCTTATTGGCTGTAAACGTTCACGTGGTTTTATTCAATATACTTTgtctacttttattttttattaaagtgtgtgtcatttaatataaaatgtgagTGTTTGCGTCGTGTACGCATAATGCTCGCatactattttttctttttaatgtgaAGCGTTCAAAAGTATTTGAATAAATCATGCTGGCAGACATggcaaataatattttttgggGGGCAAATATTTAATCGAGTTCCTAAatgtctctgtgtctgtctgtttgtgtgttttgatcGACGTATCCAATGGGTGGTTTAGCTGTGTAAACAGTGAGACTGTCAGTAAGGGAAATCGAGCTG
This sequence is a window from Misgurnus anguillicaudatus chromosome 24, ASM2758022v2, whole genome shotgun sequence. Protein-coding genes within it:
- the dhx16 gene encoding pre-mRNA-splicing factor ATP-dependent RNA helicase DHX16; translated protein: MANLEQWVSDQLHDILGLSDRYVAQFMIGLVKKSSGPQDFVTRLQQTGTIDIDQRITAFAHELYNKAPKKHVVENPSRAIERHVMEMERKNKTYTLLDDSDSDGETTLREQGKEKKSKDRDKGKKRKNIRQKQEESPSSDEEDTKKSSKDVDEPKKVAKEEEEEWEREERERIQDLEERDAFAERVKLKDKDKTRHILERNDKKAYEEAQKRLKLDEEDRRKMLPELRKQSRRQYLTKREQEKLEDLEEEIKDEEYLFSTENLTEAEKKDLDYKRKIRDLARDYKKAGVKEKEERKNRYYMPEEKRSKTIPQKDMDLEFEETPREGGGEQGRWEEARVATATLQFGAREERERRIKEEKEKYQLILEEEEMINFVSAAITMKGTLSEKESEPELSQAEKQQLSIQEVRRSLPIFPYREDLLAAIRDHQILVIEGETGSGKTTQIPQYLLEDGYSEGGMKIGCTQPRRVAAMSVAARVAQEMAVKLGNEVGYSIRFEDCTSERTILKYMTDGMLLREFLTEPDLASYSVVIIDEAHERTLHTDILFGLIKDIARFRPNLKVLVASATLDTERFSCFFDDAPVFRIPGRRFPVDIFYTKAPEADYLEACVVSVLQIHVTQPPGDVLVFLTGQEEIEACCELLQERCRRLGSKISELLVLPIYANLPSDMQAKIFNPTPPGARKVVVATNIAETSLTIDGIIYVIDPGFCKQKSYNARTGMESLIVTPCSKASANQRAGRAGRVAAGKCFRLYTAWAFKHEMEETTVPEIQRTNLGNVVLLLKSLGINDLIHFDFMDPPPHETLVLALEQLYALGALNHLGELTKLGRRMAELPADPMLSKMILASEQYKCSEEVLTIAAMLSVNNSIFYRPKDKVVHADNARMNFVVPGGDHMVLLNVYTQWVESGYSTQWCFENFIQFRSMKRARDVREQMEGLMDRIEVELCSANGDSMPIRKAVTAGYFYHTARLSKGGYKTVKHQQTVYVHPNSSLFEEQPRWLIYHELVFTTKEFMRQVIEIDSGWLLEVAPHYYKNKELEDSSTKKMPRKQGKAREELG